One genomic region from Artemia franciscana chromosome 17, ASM3288406v1, whole genome shotgun sequence encodes:
- the LOC136038106 gene encoding uncharacterized protein LOC136038106: MVLNKRKIIFIYWLILIGYAASAPTKLRGSLRGQRAGPVLETTATETTFGHPKLARPWFPRPVIVNVIDDYSLIQRSLSFEKLASDIRSGNRTPVNGSVSEGFQPLDSIDGFLGQSVKGVLNGRKQLLEKVQLIGQENTKDDKAGVAVTLSLTNENKKFDFEKDIKNVSQKSHLDHELDITQQSDIQIEGHILGRHRNRGDDSSKLSTLDNLESSDLAANLENSAIENEDLIRLGGIPSAEDLQGRNQEMKNNAAVDILSHVSEKEETAERDVIEVIPKLEKNTEDIQKNVSETLNKQEGNKTNNVIKPLYIPCPLKKERDYSCNETVLHSHEQEGKHKEAILNKPSGQLLDLSHPLKFETAVESLATSLNTDEKKLVSVKSHTMNLSDKTFVDTLSKNNQIEESVKSVSSNSTNKKAEKETLETIISFDNASLNNSASSQNHSLTNKNQILINTLQEAVLLNEDLDGPLLTSIRDFSLPLPGEAPEQSELPAASETSSEGNIKPVSKHPNNTDSDKDVTDINLSTRLESLSTKASEVRKNLTKQSNLGSISSISPAKFSSSLREPLLNEDLLMPSLPNVSAKFVPENGNFTPEMTFNKLENYTEKVPDSESQKKVTDSFTKDAKNNQINDSLKGPISIQMEPNAMESSFNKGADKLEKEKDIEGKEDFRIEVEDNNMSMSPSISNLTFENEKIINKNHFTGDILLKRMKNRTELDKKKENFKPKEPGQKYMENVKLDIPALYQKTETSFPDNTVKKLSNTDIKSLPINEEIPPSHEFSEHFGNIVNLNESVTYVETPKLLKESNPERLETGLKEERLNNKALGNQVNKEFSQIYSNLSHNGTNKNEDTSKAQQEEITTSEGMKIKSSLEDLETGYFEGKINSKEHGMDGFDNKELNLVEKTQENSNTAINKEVTSDKSFATVLDKPKDFLKIESTSFNQANVNRKDNNLEMKAHDFGNSVEAAGVPSQEKGKTAEDETMKNFQNFPIIGSKENNTSTPKIKEVSIAPTIKEGLKNADENIGAVEKGKKKQNVLFQELQTIGVEAEEQEKPTQTPLYETTKYFQDRNSTEDKASKYEEAIIVPKVKEEFSNSAENVESTENEEEKHNIILEKINLDNSLGKNHVTKTAEEVTKNYQSSTENSSQHSEILLNGDIKAQKDNEFLGASNKNNLDSQKDLTVKGTDEFENLTGKEGGKLEGFGNGGNIETKENLQWNQKLSVLEGGEKQTALKSGVVLTDPNKKDASILEDKNRRINFSNIDKIRPDETAVTENHKALEETDEDINLSSERAPSQGIFEVFQNESIQANEETNISIKTKTVEKEDVVTVSGKGQENESNKQETVKDIRKNHQDGVELKLEVPGGAFKRVNTAKNKNGNFTPEILNAESIKGLKDLNEDAIISKDNGQYSEETSVAKEEDAQEEGNDQKLNSKSTQNLNISSVEKKEMVGSKLVNIYKNEDIKTQATFFKADNQNLNGPKFLDGNFNINKTEKPVVTNNVDEKATQIQNTLENFKDEDVLSKETAKPNSESFFISISSNGSQDDTSNKQPTNFMPNLPDGVEHKLEILDNLEDFRRLNAVESGNITPDISNAESKKNLSEFNKDKIKPKDTEQNIFQILVTKKEKIEEEGNSSKDNNTTNQTSNMSVDERAEIALGTKMADKYKNEDNTTKVTLDKVDNHNLNQDVLSNNNLTKNNIKTPEKTNNTDEKPIQMPKTKENNFGDLEISSIDIGKHDMERFSYSNSSKVNQEILSRKQSGSIVAMTKSVTSSSTSDDQERKSTSDILHNANIKVVPDQTSHQNTKTPSFSTSSNETFKIVSSNFSESIVATTKSKHVTLLNRFNKPGVGKDETTVGPEAKVKIETIEDAEKIRILKEDFQMEDMSNSNKANESINITPPKGKETLEEKQDESFAVVPTTESLETKNNSILGDTSNTRAKITLEPLIEESIFKSKNNAMVKPSEEGETRKLDYFSEENVNTADEKQNKKEKEPNNANISLKKHTNTEPSDNSDILNSSVLKLGNEELLVSQKVISAEENTDSETVNKYNGTKITTSLDIMAMNNFSEPMTPFASVLYSNDEHTGLHPTPNSSNELQKVSKEGGENAPMLSPALNKGEHILEKAEISVNQDNRSDRIAQAVNLVDEKIIRTKTKGESTEILPVVSNTTENIFDKVEISANQDNGSESNGQFADPVDTFTENSTSDPNKDVINGTDIARFNKSNIVENLEENPKEEPKVEEEVTKKRKFRPKIIRIHNSKAQFVDEKYRDDKPLLRLHQLTPKNLRAIKELLLMKKRERMAQSQAAIEEENSRPFRNSRTPARKVKFPLRRNI, translated from the exons GTAATAGAACTCCTGTCAATGGTTCAGTATCAGAAGGTTTCCAGCCATTAGACTCTATTGATGGATTCCTGGGTCAATCAGTCAAAGGAGTTTTGAACGGGAGAAAACAACTTTTAGAGAAAGTGCAATTGATAGGACAGGAAAACACCAAAGACGATAAGGCGGGAGTGGCCGTGACACTATctttaacaaatgaaaataagaagttTGATTTCgagaaagatataaaaaatgttAGCCAAAAAAGCCATTTAGATCATGAGCTTGACATTACTCAACAAAGTGACATTCAAATCGAAGGGCATATCCTGGGCAGGCACAGAAATAGAGGCGATGATAGCTCAAAATTGAGTACACTAGATAATTTGGAGAGCTCGGATTTAGCAGCTAATTTGGAAAATAGTGCCATAGAAAATGAAGACCTAATTCGACTTGGAGGAATTCCATCAGCCGAGGACCTGCAAGGAAGAAATCAGGAAATGAAGAATAATGCAGCTGTTGATATTTTGAGTCACGttagtgaaaaagaagaaacagcTGAAAGAGATGTTATAGAAGTTATtccaaaattggaaaaaaacacagaagataTTCAGAAGAATGTTTCTGAAACTCTGAATAAACAAGAAGGGAACAAGACGAACAATGTCATCAAGCCCCTATATATTCCGTGCCCattgaaaaaagagagagattATAGTTGCAACGAAACGGTACTCCATTCACATGAACAAGAAGGTAAACATAAGGAAGCAATTTTAAATAAACCGTCAGGGCAGTTACTGGATTTATCTCATCCCCTGAAGTTTGAAACTGCTGTAGAAAGCTTGGCTACCAGTCTAAACACTGATGAAAAGAAATTAGTTAGTGTGAAAAGTCATACTATGAACCTCAGTGACAAAACTTTTGTTGATactctttcaaaaaataatcagaTAGAGGAATCTGTAAAAAGTGTCTCATCCAATTCCACGAATAAAAAAGCGGAAAAGGAAACTCTTGAAACAATAATTTCCTTTGACAATGCAAGCCTGAATAACTCTGCTTCATCACAGAATCATAGTTTGACtaacaaaaatcaaatcttAATAAATACGCTTCAAGAAGCTGTACTTTTAAACGAGGATTTGGATGGCCCACTTTTAACGAGTATCAGAGACTTTTCACTGCCTCTCCCTGGTGAAGCACCAGAGCAGTCAGAACTGCCAGCAGCTTCTGAAACTTCATCAGAAGGAAATATCAAGCCCGTCAGTAAACACCCAAACAATACTGATTCCGACAAAGATGTTACAGACATTAACCTTTCCACTAGGCTAGAAAGTTTAAGTACCAAGGCTTCTGAAGTACGAAAAAATCTTACGAAGCAATCTAATCTCGGATCTATTTCATCAATATCCCCTGCAAAGTTTTCCTCTAGTCTCAGAGAGCCACTCCTTAATGAAGATTTGTTAATGCCGTCACTCCCCAATGTATCAGCAAAATTTGTCCCTGAAAATGGAAATTTCACCCCTGAGATGACCTTCAATAAACTAGAAAACTACACAGAGAAAGTCCCTGATTCCGAATCACAAAAGAAAGTAACGGATTCTTTTACGAAGGACGcgaaaaataatcaaatcaaTGATTCTTTAAAAGGCCCAATAAGTATTCAAATGGAACCAAATGCTATGGAATCAAGTTTTAATAAAGGTGCAGacaaacttgaaaaagaaaaggataTCGAAGGAAAGGAGGATTTCAGAATAGAAGTGGAGGATAACAACATGTCTATGTCACCATCTATTAGCAATCTGACGTTCGAAAacgagaaaataataaataagaatcATTTTACAGGAGACATCTTGCTGAAAAGGATGAAAAATAGAACAGAATtggacaaaaagaaagaaaattttaagccGAAAGAACCAGGTCAAAAATACATGGAAAACGTAAAACTGGATATACCTGCATTATATCAGAAAACTGAAACATCTTTTCCTGACAACACAGTAAAAAAGTTGTCAAATACAGACATAAAGAGCCTTCCAATTAATGAAGAAATCCCTCCAAGTCATGAATTCTCTGAACATTTTGGTAACATTGTAAATCTAAATGAAAGCGTAACCTACGTCGAAACCCCAAAACTACTAAAGGAAAGTAATCCAGAAAGGCTGGAAACTGGGTTGAAAGAAGAAAGGCTGAACAACAAAGCACTAGGTAATCAAGTTAACAAAGAATTTAGCCAAATCTACTCAAATCTATCTCATAATGGAACAAATAAGAATGAAGACACTAGCAAAGCTCAACAAGAAGAAATAACTACAAGTGAGGGGATGAAAATCAAAAGCTCACTTGAGGATCTAGAAACAGGATATTTCGAAGGTAAAATCAACAGTAAAGAACACGGAATGGACGGTTTTGATAATAAAGAACTTAATCTAGTTGAAAAGACGCAAGAAAACTCCAATACTGCCATAAATAAAGAAGTCACATCCGATAAAAGTTTTGCAACAGTACTTGATAAACCTAAagactttttgaaaatcgagaGTACCAGCTTTAACCAAGCTAACGTGAACAGAAAGGATAACAATCTGGAAATGAAAGCACATGATTTTGGAAACTCCGTGGAAGCAGCTGGAGTACCGAgccaagaaaaaggaaaaacagctgAAGATGAAACGatgaaaaactttcaaaactttCCAATAATTGgttcaaaagaaaacaacactagtactccaaaaatcaaagaagtAAGCATAGCACCAACAATTAAAGAGGGATTAAAAAATGCTGATGAAAATATCGGTGCtgtagaaaaaggaaaaaagaagcaGAACGTGCTTTTTCAAGAATTACAAACAATTGGCGTTGAGGCCGAAGAGCAAGAAAAACCTACCCAAACCCCTCTTTATGAAactacaaaatattttcaggaTAGGAATTCCACAGAAGACAAAGCTTCAAAATATGAAGAAGCAATTATAGTGCCAAAGGTCAAAGAAGAATTTTCAAATTCTGCAGAGAATGTTGAAAGCACAGAAAACGAAGAAGAGAAGCATAACAttatattggaaaaaattaacttGGATAACTCTTTAGGAAAGAATCACGTTACAAAAACTGCTGAAGAAGTTACGAAAAATTACCAAAGCTCAACAGAAAATTCAAGCCAACATTCTGAAATATTACTGAATGGTGATATTAAAGCTCAAAAAGACAATGAGTTTCTTGGAgcatcaaacaaaaacaacttagaCAGTCAAAAAGACCTAACTGTCAAGGGAACTGATGAGTTTGAGAACTTGACAGGAAAAGAAGGCGGAAAATTGGAGGGATTTGGAAATGGCGGAAACATTGAAACAAAAGAGAATTTACAGTGGAATCAGAAGCTTTCAGTCTTAGAAGGAGGCGAAAAACAAACagctttaaaaagtggagttgtgtTAACAGACCCAAATAAAAAAGATGCCTCCATATTGGAAGATAAAAACAGAAGGATAAATTTTAGCAACATTGATAAAATCAGACCAGATGAAACAGCTGTTACAGAAAATCATAAAGCTTTAGAGGAAAcagatgaagatattaatttaagtAGCGAAAGGGCACCTAGTCAAGGAATATTTGaggtttttcaaaatgaaagcaTACAAGCAAATGAAGAGACGaacatttctataaaaaccaaAACTGTTGAAAAGGAGGATGTAGTGACAGTCAGTGGCAAGGGACaagaaaatgaatcaaataaGCAAGAAACAGTAAAAGATATTCGGAAAAACCATCAGGATGGAGTAGAACTTAAGTTAGAAGTTCCAGGCGGTGCGTTTAAACGAGTAAATActgccaaaaacaaaaatggaaattttactCCAGAAATATTAAATGCAGAAAGTATAAAAGGATTAAAGGACTTAAATGAAGATGCAATCATATCTAAGGATAATGGCCAATATAGTGAAGAAACATCAGTTGCAAAAGAGGAAGACGCTCAAGAAGAAGGCAATGATCAGAAGCTAAACAGCAAATCGACTCAAAATCTCAATATAAGCAGCGTGGAGAAAAAGGAAATGGTGGGTAGTAAATTGgttaatatttacaaaaatgaagacattaaaacccaagctactttttttaaagcagacaatcaaaatttaaacggACCCAAATTTTTAGACGGTAAtttcaatataaataaaaccGAAAAGCCCGTTGTGACGAACAACGTGGATGAAAAAGCTACACAAATTCAGAATACACTAGAAAATTTTAAGGATGAAGACGTCCTATCAAAGGAAACAGCCAAGCCAAACTCTGAAAGTTTctttatttcaatttccagCAACGGAAGTCAGGATGACACGTCAAATAAGCAGCCTACAAATTTTATGCCAAATCTTCCAGATGGAGTGGAgcataaattagaaattttagacAATTTAGAGGATTTTAGACGTTTAAATGCTGTTGAAAGTGGAAACATTACTCCAGATATATCAAATGcagaaagtaaaaagaatttaagtGAATttaacaaagataaaataaaacctaaGGATACtgaacaaaacatttttcaaatacttgttacaaaaaaggagaaaattgaaGAAGAAGGCAATAGTTCAAAGGATAACAATACAACAAATCAAACTTCTAATATGAGCGTCGATGAGCGAGCAGAAATAGCCTTAGGTACTAAAATGGCTgacaaatacaaaaatgaagACAATACAACCAAAGTTACTTTGGATAAAGTGGACAATCATAATCTAAATCAAGATGTTCTTTCAAACAATAATCTcaccaaaaataatattaaaacgcCAGAGAAGACAaacaacacggatgaaaaaccTATTCAAATGCcgaaaacaaaggaaaataatttcGGAGATCTTGAAATATCCTCTATTGATATAGGCAAGCACGATATGGAAAGATTCTCGTATTCAAATTCCAGTAAAGTAAATCAGGAAATATTGTCAAGGAAGCAGTCTGGAAGTATTGTGGCAATGACTAAATCGGTCACTTCTTCTTCTACTTCTGACGATCAGGAGCGTAAAAGTACATCAGATATACTTCACAATGCTAACATCAAAGTTGTACCAGATCAGACAAGTcaccaaaatacaaaaacaccATCGTTTTCAACATCAAGCAATGAAACCTTTAAAATAGTCTCAAGTAATTTTTCGGAAAGTATTGTGGCAacaactaaatcgaaacacgtAACACTCTTGAATAGATTCAACAAGCCAGGCGTGGGAAAAGATGAAACAACAGTTGGTCCTGAAGCTAAAGTCAAAATAGAGACAATAGAAGACGCTGAAAAAATCAGGATTTTAAAGGAAGATTTTCAGATGGAAGACATGTCAAACAGTAACAAAGCAAACGAAAGCATAAACATAACCCCTCCTAAGGGGAAAGAAACTCTAGAAGAAAAGCAGGATGAAAGTTTTGCAGTTGTGCCGACTACTGAAAGtctagaaacaaaaaataattctattttaGGCGATACAAGCAATACAAGAGCGAAAATTACTTTAGAACCGCTGATAGAAGAGAGcatatttaaaagtaaaaacaacgCTATGGTTAAGCCTTCTGAAGAAGGCGAGACAAGAAAACTAGACTACTTTTCAGAGGAAAATGTAAATACTGCTGatgaaaaacagaacaaaaaggaaaaggagCCTAATAATGCTaacatttcattaaaaaaacatacCAATACCGAACCCAGTGATAATTCAGATATTCTGAACTCATCGGTATTAAAGCTTGGAAACGAAGAACTTCTGGTTAGTCAGAAGGTTATATCAGCAGAAGAAAATACAGATTCGGAAACTGTTAATAAATATAATGgtacaaaaataacaacttccTTGGATATCATGGCCATGAATAATTTTAGCGAACCTATGACTCCATTTGCAAGTGTGCTATATAGTAACGATGAACATACGGGATTACATCCTACGCCTAATAGTTCAAATGAATTACAAAAAGTATCAAAGGAAGGAGGAGAGAATGCACCAATGCTCTCACCAGCTTTAAATAAGGGTGAACACATTTTAGAGAAAGCAGAAATATCAGTGAATCAAGATAATAGAAGTGATAGGATAGCGCAAGCAGTCAATCTGGTAGACGAGAAAATAATACGGACCAAAACGAAAGGTGAATCAACAGAAATCTTACCCGTAGTTTCGAATacaactgaaaatatttttgataaagtgGAAATATCAGCGAATCAAGATAATGGTAGTGAAAGTAATGGACAATTTGCAGATCCTGTAGACACTTTTACAGAAAACAGCACTAGTGATCCAAACAAAGATGTCATTAATGGAACAGACATAGCCAGGTTCAATAAGTCAAACATCGTagaaaatttggaagaaaatcCGAAAGAAGAACCAAAAGTAGAAGAAGAAgttacaaaaaagagaaaatttaggCCAAAAATCATCAGAATTCATAATTCGAAAGCTCAGTTTGTTGACGAGAAATATAGAG ATGATAAACCATTGCTCCGTCTCCATCAGCTAACGCCAAAAAATCTTCGCGCTATCAAGGAATTGTTGCTTATGAAGAAACGGGAAAGAATGGCTCAAAGTCAAGCAGctatagaagaagaaaatagcAGGCCTTTTAGAAACTCAAGAACACCTGCTAGGAAAGTTAAATTTCCATTGCGAAGAAATATATAA